GCGGGGATCGGTAGCCTGATCGTCGGCAATCCCAAGGAAGTGCTGATCGAAATGCTCGCTCAGGCCAAGGGCGTGTTCATGTTCAAGCGCCGCGGGCAGGAGTTTCAGCGTCAGTTGCTGATGTTGCTGTATGAACTGCTGGAAACTGTCGAAGCCGGCGGACTCAAGGCGCTGGACCAGCACATCGAAGAGCCGGAAGAGAGCGAGCTGTTCAACCAGTACCCGTTGATCAGCCAGGAACGCAATCTGATGGCGTTCATCGCCGACAACTTCCGCCTGATGGCCATGGGCAAAATCACCGCTCACGAGCTGGAAGGTTTCCTAGAACAGGAACTGGACGCCATGGAGCAGGCGCTGATGCAACCCTCACGTTCGCTGCACAACGTCGGCGAGGCGATGCCGGGCTTCGGTATCCTCGCGGCAATCATGGGCATCATCATCACCATGGGGCACATCGACGGGTCAGTTGCGGAAATCGGCGGCCATGTCGCGGCGGCACTGGTTGGCACCTT
The nucleotide sequence above comes from Halopseudomonas xinjiangensis. Encoded proteins:
- the motA gene encoding flagellar motor stator protein MotA, yielding MLKILGSFIILGGVLGGYAMANGEMAMLWQPAEMVIILGAGIGSLIVGNPKEVLIEMLAQAKGVFMFKRRGQEFQRQLLMLLYELLETVEAGGLKALDQHIEEPEESELFNQYPLISQERNLMAFIADNFRLMAMGKITAHELEGFLEQELDAMEQALMQPSRSLHNVGEAMPGFGILAAIMGIIITMGHIDGSVAEIGGHVAAALVGTFIGIFLCYCLMGPLSNAMSQRVKTELSALECVRTTLVAHLAGKPTLLAVDAGRKLIEQDVKPAFKQLEIWVTTFEEQRDAA